The following proteins are encoded in a genomic region of Streptomyces lunaelactis:
- a CDS encoding Rne/Rng family ribonuclease, producing MLEPKDSGTAGETENNSPSDTLPPRRRRRAASRPAGPPSAAAGTAGVPADVTETTEAAEPLAPAAVAVESTESAEPEAEAVAPRARRRATRKATAPSGAPQSADADEIAVADEAAAEPEAEAAAPRARRRATRKATAPSGAPQSADADETVVADEVAAEPEAEAAAPRARRRATRKVAAPEPVESTEAPAAEDETPAEAPAPRGRARRRASAPAGAPQAAEAESTQSVEAAEPETEAAAPRSRRRATRKVTAPAAAPQAVEADEAVAETGERLPTGAVAQITADEAEVAAAERAATRGRTRRRAVSPEFTAQPEKAARADKGEQAEKSEAPARGRRAARPAVAVFQAPVFAEPMFQTPETAAAAAAAAVEEPEEDEELVEPVAETPAAPEPAGRRRRRRRGEPAEPVEAPAPVAQEAEPEAETEPEAEQPAEGEESDEFEDRPSRRRRRGGRRRRRGEPADADETSEEQADEAAAEDTQDTQDEEDEEDEHETPSAAGTSSSRRRRRRRRRSGESGPEEEPGASDPERTVVKVREPRPAREKPEPSDEVQSIKGSTRLEAKKQRRREGREQGRRRVPIITEAEFLARREAVERVMVVRQNGERTQIGVLEDNVLVEHYVNKEQATSYVGNVYLGKVQNVLPSMEAAFVDIGKGRNAVLYAGEVNFEALGMANGPRRIEVALKSGQSVLVQVTKDPIGHKGARLTSQVSLPGRYLVYVPEGSMTGISRKLPDTERARLKTILKKIVPEDAGVIVRTAAEGASEDELRRDVERLQGQWEDIQKKAKSGGSSNAPALLYGEPDMTVRVVRDIFNEDFSKVIVSGDEAWETIHGYVGHVAPDLTDRLNRWTSEVDVFATYRIDEQLMKALDRKVWLPSGGSLVIDKTEAMVVVDVNTGKFTGQGGNLEETVTRNNLEAAEEIVRQLRLRDLGGIVVVDFIDMVLESNRDLVMRRLLECLGRDRTKHQVAEVTSLGLVQMTRKRVGQGLLESFSETCVHCNGRGVIVHMEQPTTAGGGGGGKRAKKRGRGGAAGTDHVHEHEQAEDLAEAETEAEVAAEVAAPVALAEPEFVPDEELYSSAAEAEAAATRGRGRRRATRKATAPAGAPKAAEVRAEEPRAEEPKAEAPAPAAEPETPAEEAAPTGRGRRRATRKATAPAGSPASSTPAVAEITVPETAAGPEAAKAEAPVAAPAAEEAPVAAPPRARRRVTRKVTAPAGSPSGAEEAAVVVVAASTESEPKADSEVASEPQPEETEGAAPAKKAARKTAKKATAKKAAAKKTTAKKAVAKKTTAKKASAKKTAAADQQTPPSVSASTDG from the coding sequence ATGCTCGAGCCGAAGGATTCCGGCACCGCCGGAGAGACCGAGAACAACTCGCCCAGCGACACGCTGCCCCCGCGCCGCAGGCGCAGGGCCGCGTCGCGTCCCGCAGGGCCGCCGAGCGCGGCCGCGGGTACGGCCGGCGTCCCCGCTGACGTCACCGAAACCACCGAAGCAGCCGAGCCCCTCGCGCCGGCCGCCGTGGCCGTGGAGAGCACGGAGTCCGCCGAGCCGGAGGCCGAGGCCGTCGCGCCGCGTGCCCGTCGCCGTGCGACCCGTAAGGCGACCGCGCCCTCTGGTGCGCCGCAGTCGGCGGATGCCGACGAGATCGCTGTTGCCGATGAGGCCGCTGCCGAGCCGGAGGCCGAGGCCGCCGCGCCGCGTGCCCGTCGCCGTGCCACCCGTAAGGCGACCGCGCCCTCTGGTGCGCCGCAGTCGGCGGATGCCGACGAGACCGTTGTTGCCGATGAGGTTGCCGCTGAGCCGGAGGCCGAGGCCGCCGCGCCGCGTGCCCGTCGCCGTGCCACCCGCAAGGTGGCCGCCCCCGAGCCGGTCGAGTCCACCGAGGCTCCCGCCGCCGAGGACGAGACCCCGGCCGAGGCCCCCGCACCGCGTGGTCGTGCCCGCCGCAGGGCGTCCGCGCCCGCCGGTGCGCCGCAGGCAGCCGAGGCCGAGAGCACGCAGAGCGTGGAGGCCGCCGAGCCGGAGACCGAGGCCGCCGCGCCGCGTTCCCGCCGTCGCGCCACCCGCAAGGTCACCGCGCCCGCCGCCGCGCCCCAGGCCGTCGAGGCCGACGAGGCCGTCGCCGAGACGGGCGAGCGCCTGCCCACCGGCGCCGTCGCGCAGATCACCGCCGACGAGGCCGAGGTCGCGGCCGCCGAGAGGGCGGCGACCCGGGGCCGTACGCGCCGCCGCGCCGTCTCGCCCGAGTTCACCGCTCAGCCGGAGAAGGCCGCGAGGGCCGACAAGGGCGAGCAGGCCGAGAAGAGCGAGGCGCCCGCGCGCGGCCGCCGTGCCGCACGGCCCGCCGTGGCCGTCTTCCAGGCGCCCGTCTTCGCCGAGCCGATGTTCCAGACCCCGGAGACGGCCGCTGCGGCTGCCGCCGCTGCGGTGGAGGAGCCGGAGGAGGACGAGGAGCTCGTCGAGCCCGTCGCCGAGACCCCCGCCGCCCCCGAGCCCGCCGGGCGTCGCCGTCGCCGCCGCCGTGGTGAGCCGGCAGAGCCCGTCGAGGCTCCCGCTCCGGTGGCCCAGGAGGCCGAGCCCGAGGCGGAGACCGAGCCCGAGGCGGAGCAGCCCGCCGAGGGCGAGGAGTCGGACGAGTTCGAGGACCGTCCGTCGCGCCGCCGCCGCCGTGGTGGCCGCCGCCGTCGCCGTGGCGAGCCTGCCGACGCCGACGAGACCTCGGAGGAGCAGGCCGACGAGGCCGCCGCCGAGGACACGCAGGACACGCAGGACGAGGAGGACGAGGAGGACGAGCACGAGACCCCCTCGGCCGCCGGCACCAGCAGCAGCCGTCGCCGGCGCCGCCGTCGCCGTCGCAGCGGTGAGTCCGGGCCCGAGGAGGAGCCGGGTGCGAGCGACCCGGAGCGCACGGTCGTCAAGGTCCGCGAGCCCCGCCCGGCCCGCGAGAAGCCCGAGCCGTCCGACGAGGTGCAGTCCATCAAGGGCTCGACCCGTCTGGAGGCGAAGAAGCAGCGCCGCCGCGAGGGCCGCGAGCAGGGCCGCCGCCGCGTGCCGATCATCACGGAGGCCGAGTTCCTGGCCCGCCGTGAGGCCGTCGAGCGTGTGATGGTCGTCCGGCAGAACGGCGAGCGCACCCAGATCGGTGTCCTCGAGGACAACGTGCTCGTCGAGCACTACGTCAACAAGGAGCAGGCGACTTCGTACGTCGGCAATGTCTACCTGGGCAAGGTGCAGAACGTACTGCCGTCCATGGAGGCCGCCTTTGTGGACATCGGCAAGGGGCGCAACGCCGTCCTGTACGCCGGTGAGGTCAACTTCGAGGCGCTGGGCATGGCCAACGGCCCGCGCCGTATCGAGGTCGCGCTCAAGTCCGGCCAGTCGGTCCTCGTCCAGGTGACCAAGGACCCGATCGGCCACAAGGGCGCCCGCCTCACCAGCCAGGTCTCGCTTCCCGGCCGCTACCTCGTCTACGTGCCCGAGGGCTCGATGACCGGTATCAGCCGCAAGCTGCCCGACACCGAGCGCGCACGGCTGAAGACCATCCTCAAGAAGATCGTCCCCGAGGACGCGGGCGTCATCGTCCGTACCGCCGCGGAGGGCGCCAGCGAGGACGAGCTGCGCCGCGATGTCGAGCGGCTGCAGGGGCAGTGGGAGGACATCCAGAAGAAGGCCAAGAGCGGCGGCAGCTCGAACGCGCCCGCGCTGCTCTACGGGGAGCCGGACATGACCGTCCGGGTCGTCCGCGACATCTTCAACGAGGACTTCTCGAAGGTCATCGTCAGCGGTGACGAGGCGTGGGAGACCATCCACGGATACGTCGGTCACGTCGCCCCCGACCTGACAGACCGGCTGAACAGGTGGACCTCCGAGGTCGACGTCTTCGCCACCTACCGGATCGACGAGCAGCTGATGAAGGCGCTGGACCGCAAGGTCTGGCTGCCGAGCGGCGGCTCGCTGGTGATCGACAAGACCGAGGCCATGGTCGTGGTCGACGTCAACACCGGGAAGTTCACCGGCCAGGGCGGCAACCTCGAGGAGACCGTCACCAGGAACAACCTGGAGGCGGCCGAGGAGATTGTGCGTCAGCTGCGGCTGCGCGACCTCGGCGGCATCGTCGTCGTCGACTTCATCGACATGGTGCTCGAGTCCAACCGCGATCTGGTCATGCGGCGGCTGCTCGAGTGCCTCGGCCGGGACCGTACGAAGCACCAGGTGGCCGAGGTCACCTCGCTCGGCCTGGTCCAGATGACCCGTAAGCGGGTGGGCCAGGGTCTGCTGGAGTCCTTCTCCGAGACCTGTGTCCACTGCAACGGCCGTGGCGTGATCGTGCACATGGAGCAGCCGACCACCGCCGGTGGCGGTGGCGGCGGCAAGCGCGCCAAGAAGCGCGGCCGCGGCGGTGCGGCCGGTACGGACCACGTCCACGAGCACGAGCAGGCGGAGGACCTGGCGGAGGCCGAGACCGAGGCGGAGGTCGCCGCCGAGGTGGCCGCCCCGGTTGCGTTGGCCGAGCCCGAGTTCGTCCCCGACGAGGAGCTGTACAGCAGCGCCGCCGAGGCGGAGGCGGCCGCTACCCGCGGTCGTGGCCGCCGGCGGGCGACCCGTAAGGCGACGGCCCCGGCCGGTGCGCCGAAGGCCGCAGAGGTCAGGGCCGAGGAGCCCAGGGCCGAGGAGCCGAAGGCCGAGGCCCCGGCCCCGGCCGCCGAGCCGGAGACGCCCGCGGAGGAGGCGGCCCCGACGGGCCGTGGCCGCCGTCGGGCCACCCGCAAGGCGACGGCTCCGGCCGGCTCCCCCGCGTCCTCGACGCCGGCGGTCGCCGAGATCACGGTGCCGGAGACCGCCGCCGGGCCCGAGGCCGCCAAGGCCGAGGCGCCCGTCGCGGCCCCCGCCGCCGAGGAGGCGCCCGTCGCGGCGCCGCCGCGTGCGCGCCGCCGGGTGACCCGTAAGGTCACCGCTCCGGCCGGTTCGCCCTCAGGCGCGGAGGAGGCCGCGGTCGTCGTGGTCGCCGCCTCGACCGAGTCCGAGCCGAAGGCCGATTCCGAGGTCGCATCCGAGCCGCAGCCGGAAGAGACCGAGGGTGCTGCTCCGGCCAAGAAGGCGGCCCGCAAGACCGCCAAGAAGGCCACCGCGAAGAAGGCCGCGGCCAAGAAGACGACGGCCAAGAAGGCCGTGGCGAAGAAGACGACGGCCAAGAAGGCTTCCGCGAAGAAGACCGCGGCCGCCGATCAGCAGACTCCGCCCTCGGTGTCGGCGTCAACCGACGGCTGA
- a CDS encoding TIGR03936 family radical SAM-associated protein — MQRIRLRYTKRGRLRFTSHRDFQRAFERALRRAGVPMAYSAGFTPHPKVSYANAAPTGTGSEAEYLEIALTEHRDPDKLRELLDESLPAGLDITDAVEARTSGLADRLTASVWELRLDGVAFDDAEKAVSAFLAAETVEVERKAKNGIRHFDARGAVVELRVLPPQADRPVASACAILRLVVRHLTPAVRPDDVLSGLRAVADLAPPVPAAVTRLAQGLFDEESGTVTDPLAPDREAIPAATPTAAGIAAARASEGPAA, encoded by the coding sequence GTGCAGCGCATCCGACTGCGCTACACCAAGCGCGGCCGCCTCCGGTTCACCAGCCACCGTGACTTCCAGCGCGCCTTCGAGCGGGCGCTGCGACGTGCCGGGGTGCCCATGGCGTACTCGGCGGGCTTCACCCCGCACCCCAAGGTGTCGTACGCCAATGCCGCACCCACCGGCACGGGCAGCGAGGCCGAGTATCTGGAGATCGCCCTCACCGAGCACCGCGACCCCGACAAGCTGCGCGAGCTGCTCGACGAGTCGCTGCCGGCCGGGCTCGACATCACGGACGCCGTCGAGGCCCGCACCTCGGGTCTCGCCGACCGGCTCACCGCCTCCGTGTGGGAGCTGCGGCTGGACGGTGTCGCGTTCGATGACGCCGAGAAGGCCGTGTCCGCTTTCCTCGCCGCCGAGACCGTAGAGGTCGAGCGGAAGGCGAAGAACGGCATTCGGCACTTCGACGCACGGGGCGCCGTGGTGGAGCTGCGGGTCCTTCCTCCACAGGCTGATAGGCCGGTGGCCAGTGCCTGTGCGATACTGCGCCTGGTGGTACGGCACCTGACACCTGCTGTACGACCCGACGACGTCCTGTCCGGTCTCCGAGCTGTGGCCGACCTGGCGCCGCCGGTCCCCGCAGCGGTGACCAGGCTGGCGCAGGGGCTCTTCGACGAGGAGTCCGGCACGGTGACCGACCCGCTCGCGCCCGACCGCGAGGCAATTCCGGCCGCTACACCCACGGCCGCCGGAATCGCCGCCGCGAGGGCCTCGGAAGGTCCCGCCGCGTAA
- a CDS encoding GNAT family N-acetyltransferase: MPQLIAPDVRFHASFLGAMKEFLDEGSDPNAVLAHEVEEFGGSWQEPDVFAAYVARQHAESLEDGPRPEGWVPNTNLWYVDGDTYLGRLAIRHRLTPFLLELGGHVGYAVRPSARRRGHAGAMLRDSLPYARRLGIDSVLVTCDIDNHASRRVIEANGGVLEDERGLRRRYWIRTGL; encoded by the coding sequence ATGCCCCAGCTCATCGCCCCCGACGTCCGCTTTCACGCCTCATTCCTCGGCGCGATGAAGGAGTTCCTCGACGAGGGCTCCGACCCGAACGCGGTGCTCGCCCACGAGGTCGAGGAGTTCGGCGGCAGCTGGCAGGAGCCGGACGTCTTCGCCGCGTATGTGGCACGGCAGCACGCCGAGTCGCTGGAGGACGGCCCGCGCCCCGAGGGCTGGGTCCCGAACACCAACCTCTGGTACGTGGACGGCGATACGTATCTCGGGCGGCTCGCCATACGCCACCGTCTCACCCCGTTCCTCCTCGAGCTCGGCGGGCACGTCGGCTATGCCGTGCGACCGAGCGCCCGGCGGCGCGGGCACGCCGGCGCGATGCTGCGCGACTCCCTTCCGTACGCGCGCCGGCTCGGCATCGATTCCGTCCTCGTCACGTGCGACATCGACAACCACGCCTCGCGCAGGGTGATCGAGGCGAACGGCGGGGTACTGGAGGACGAGCGCGGGCTAAGACGCAGGTACTGGATCCGGACGGGCCTGTGA
- a CDS encoding TIGR03960 family B12-binding radical SAM protein: MPVESVFPRLEALLPHVQKPIQYVGGELNSTVKDWDACDVRWALMYPDAYEVGLPNQGVMILYEVLNEREGVLAERTYSVWPDLEALMREHKVPQFTVDAHRPVKAFDVFGLSFSTELGYTNMLTALDLAGIPLESRDRTVDDPIVLAGGHAAFNPEPVADFIDCAVIGDGEQAVLEITEIVRAWKAEGRPGGRDEVLFRLSRTGSVYVPRFYDVEYLPDGRIARVVPNKSGVPWRVSKHTVMDLDEWPYPKQPLVPLAETVHERMSVEIFRGCTRGCRFCQAGMITRPVRERSITGIGDMVEKGLKATGFEEVGLLSLSSADHSEIGEIAKGLADRYTEDKIGLSLPSTRVDAFNVDLANELTRNGRRSGLTFAPEGGSERMRKVINKMVSEEDLIRTVSTAYGNGWRQVKLYFMCGLPTETDEDVLQIGDMAVKVIAEGRKISGQNDIRCTVSIGGFVPKPHTPFQWAPQLSAEETDARLQKLRDKIRGDKKYGRSIGFRYHDGKPGIVEGLLSRGDRRIGSVIRAVYEAGGRFDGWREHFSYDLWMASAEKTLPAFGVDVDWYTTRERTYEEVLPWDHLDSGLDKDWLWEDWQDSLDETEVEDCRWTPCFDCGVCPAMDTSIQIGPTGKKLLPLTVVK, from the coding sequence ATGCCTGTCGAGTCGGTCTTCCCACGCCTGGAAGCGCTTCTCCCGCACGTCCAGAAGCCGATCCAGTACGTCGGCGGAGAGCTCAACTCCACCGTCAAGGACTGGGACGCCTGCGATGTCCGCTGGGCGCTCATGTACCCCGACGCGTACGAGGTCGGACTGCCCAACCAGGGCGTCATGATCCTCTACGAGGTACTCAACGAGCGTGAGGGGGTGCTGGCCGAGCGCACGTACAGCGTCTGGCCGGACCTCGAAGCGCTGATGCGCGAGCACAAGGTCCCGCAGTTCACCGTGGACGCGCACCGCCCCGTGAAGGCCTTCGACGTCTTCGGGCTGAGCTTCTCCACCGAGCTCGGCTACACCAATATGCTCACCGCCCTCGACCTCGCGGGCATCCCGCTCGAGTCCAGGGACCGGACAGTCGACGACCCGATCGTGCTGGCGGGCGGGCACGCCGCCTTCAACCCCGAGCCGGTCGCGGACTTCATCGACTGCGCGGTCATCGGCGACGGCGAGCAGGCGGTCCTGGAGATCACCGAGATCGTCCGCGCCTGGAAGGCCGAGGGCCGTCCCGGCGGCCGCGACGAGGTGCTGTTCCGGCTCTCGAGGACCGGCAGCGTCTACGTCCCGCGCTTCTACGACGTCGAGTACCTGCCCGACGGCCGCATCGCCCGGGTCGTCCCGAACAAGTCGGGTGTCCCGTGGCGGGTGTCCAAGCACACCGTCATGGACCTCGACGAGTGGCCGTACCCCAAGCAGCCCCTCGTGCCGCTCGCCGAGACCGTCCATGAGCGGATGTCCGTCGAGATCTTCCGCGGCTGCACCCGCGGCTGCCGTTTCTGCCAGGCCGGCATGATCACGCGCCCGGTGCGGGAGCGGAGCATCACCGGCATCGGCGACATGGTCGAGAAGGGCCTCAAGGCGACCGGCTTCGAAGAGGTCGGACTGCTCTCGCTCTCCTCCGCCGACCACAGCGAGATCGGCGAGATCGCCAAGGGCCTCGCCGACCGGTACACCGAGGACAAGATCGGCCTGTCCCTGCCGTCGACCCGTGTCGACGCGTTCAACGTGGACCTCGCCAACGAGCTGACCAGGAACGGCCGTCGGTCGGGTCTCACCTTCGCCCCCGAGGGCGGCTCGGAGCGCATGCGCAAGGTCATCAACAAGATGGTCTCCGAGGAGGACCTGATCCGTACGGTCTCGACGGCGTACGGCAACGGCTGGCGTCAGGTGAAGCTGTACTTCATGTGCGGCTTGCCCACCGAGACCGACGAGGACGTGCTGCAGATCGGCGACATGGCGGTCAAGGTCATCGCCGAGGGCCGCAAGATCTCCGGCCAGAACGACATCCGCTGCACCGTGTCGATCGGCGGCTTCGTGCCCAAGCCGCACACGCCGTTCCAGTGGGCCCCGCAGCTGAGCGCCGAGGAGACGGACGCGCGGCTGCAGAAGCTGCGCGACAAGATCCGCGGCGACAAGAAGTACGGCCGCTCGATCGGCTTCCGCTACCACGACGGCAAGCCCGGCATCGTCGAGGGCCTGCTCTCGCGCGGCGACCGCCGCATCGGCTCGGTCATCCGCGCCGTCTACGAGGCCGGCGGCCGCTTCGACGGCTGGCGCGAGCACTTCAGTTACGACCTCTGGATGGCCAGCGCCGAGAAGACGCTGCCCGCGTTCGGGGTGGACGTCGACTGGTACACCACCCGTGAGCGCACGTACGAGGAGGTCCTGCCCTGGGACCACCTGGACTCCGGTCTCGACAAGGACTGGCTCTGGGAGGACTGGCAGGACTCGCTCGACGAGACCGAGGTCGAGGACTGCCGCTGGACGCCGTGCTTCGACTGCGGTGTCTGCCCCGCCATGGACACTTCCATTCAAATCGGGCCCACCGGCAAGAAGCTCTTGCCTCTCACCGTGGTCAAGTAG
- a CDS encoding CYTH and CHAD domain-containing protein: protein MADTKREIERKYEATPETRLPDLTKVSGVSAVVDKGVAELDAVYYDTADLRLAAASITLRHRTGGADAGWHLKLPVAPGVRDEISAPLSEPIPRTLAALVRARTRDAELVPVVRLLSSRDVRHLVDADGALLAELSRDAVRAERLTDGGRTAQWDEIEVELADDADPAFLDAVEKKLRKAGVLPAESPSKLARALAETAPKGERARKAVAPPEHAPRTAGEHILAYLREQADALISYDPAVRRDLPDSVHQMRVATRRMRSAFKTYGKVVDRSVTDPIGEELKWLAAELGVARDQEVLTERLKSRIDALPRTLLLGPVRGRLRLWSVAHGSGARRKAVAVLDSKRYLALLESLDALLADPPLLKAASGEPSRVIPRAVLKDYDRLAARTGHALELPPGEARDLAMHDARKAAKRARYAGEAATPPLGKAARNFARRMKAVQTVLGDHQDSVVAREALRNLAIQAHAAGESAFSWGLLYGHEEAQAAEREAELPGVWAKASVPKLRADLTG from the coding sequence ATGGCGGATACGAAGCGCGAGATCGAGCGGAAATATGAAGCCACTCCCGAGACCAGGCTGCCGGACCTGACCAAGGTGTCAGGGGTGTCGGCCGTCGTCGACAAGGGCGTCGCCGAGCTCGACGCTGTCTACTACGACACGGCCGACCTGCGGCTTGCCGCCGCCTCGATCACCCTGCGCCACAGAACGGGCGGCGCCGACGCGGGCTGGCACCTCAAGCTCCCCGTCGCACCGGGCGTACGGGACGAGATCAGCGCACCGCTGTCCGAGCCGATCCCGCGGACCCTGGCGGCGCTGGTCCGGGCGCGCACACGGGACGCCGAACTCGTCCCCGTGGTACGGCTGCTGTCCTCCAGGGACGTGCGCCACCTGGTGGACGCGGACGGCGCGCTGCTGGCCGAGCTCAGCAGGGACGCCGTACGCGCGGAGCGTCTCACGGACGGCGGCCGCACCGCCCAGTGGGACGAGATCGAGGTCGAGCTCGCTGACGACGCGGACCCGGCCTTCCTCGACGCGGTCGAGAAGAAGCTCCGCAAGGCGGGCGTGCTCCCGGCCGAGTCCCCGTCCAAGCTGGCCAGGGCCCTGGCGGAGACCGCCCCCAAGGGCGAGCGCGCCCGGAAGGCCGTGGCCCCGCCCGAGCACGCCCCCCGGACCGCCGGCGAGCACATCCTCGCCTACCTGCGGGAACAGGCCGACGCCCTCATCTCGTACGACCCCGCCGTGCGCCGCGATCTGCCCGACTCCGTCCATCAGATGCGGGTCGCCACCAGGAGGATGCGCAGCGCGTTCAAGACATACGGAAAGGTCGTCGACCGGAGCGTCACCGACCCCATCGGCGAGGAGCTCAAGTGGCTCGCGGCCGAGCTGGGCGTCGCCCGGGACCAGGAGGTGCTCACCGAGCGGCTCAAGTCGAGGATCGACGCACTGCCCAGGACCCTGCTGCTCGGCCCGGTACGCGGGCGGCTGCGCCTGTGGAGCGTCGCCCATGGCTCGGGCGCACGCCGCAAGGCCGTCGCCGTGCTCGACAGCAAGCGCTACCTCGCGCTCCTGGAGTCGCTGGACGCACTGCTCGCCGACCCGCCGCTGCTGAAGGCGGCGTCCGGCGAGCCCTCCAGGGTGATCCCCAGGGCGGTTCTCAAGGACTACGACCGGCTGGCCGCCCGGACCGGCCACGCGCTGGAGCTCCCGCCCGGCGAGGCGCGGGACCTGGCCATGCACGACGCCCGCAAGGCCGCGAAGCGCGCCAGGTACGCGGGCGAGGCGGCGACACCGCCGCTCGGCAAGGCGGCCAGGAACTTCGCCAGGCGGATGAAGGCCGTCCAGACGGTCCTCGGCGACCATCAGGACAGCGTCGTCGCCCGCGAGGCGCTGCGGAATCTCGCGATCCAGGCCCATGCGGCAGGGGAGTCGGCCTTCTCCTGGGGACTGCTCTACGGCCACGAGGAGGCGCAGGCCGCCGAGCGCGAGGCGGAGCTGCCCGGCGTGTGGGCCAAGGCGTCCGTCCCGAAACTTCGGGCGGATCTGACCGGCTGA
- the rodA gene encoding rod shape-determining protein RodA gives MAGTNGFSVPGYGPKPGGLWSLLSARDSVMRRLDWPILLSALALSFVGSLLVWSATRNRTELNQGDPYYFLFRHALNTGIGLALMVGTIWLGHRTLRGAVPVLYGLSVLLVLLVLTPLGATINGAHAWIVIGGGFSLQPSEFVKITIILGMAMMLAARVDAGDQLHPDHRTVAKSLGLAVLPMAIVMLMPDLGSVMVMAVIVLGVLLASGASNRWILGLIGAGVMGGVLVTMLGVLDEYQINRFAAFANPELDPAGVGYNTNQARIAIGSGGLTGTGLFKGSQTTGQFVPEQQTDFVFTVAGEELGFLGAGLILLLIGVVLWRACRIARGTTELYGTIVAAGIIAWFAFQAFENIGMTLGIMPVAGLPLPFVSYGGSSMFAVWVAVGLLQSIKVQRPITA, from the coding sequence ATGGCCGGCACCAATGGCTTCTCCGTCCCCGGGTACGGGCCCAAGCCGGGCGGACTGTGGTCCCTGCTGAGCGCCCGCGACTCCGTGATGCGCCGGCTCGACTGGCCGATACTGCTGTCCGCGCTCGCGCTGTCCTTCGTGGGCTCCCTGCTGGTGTGGTCGGCGACCCGTAACCGCACCGAGCTCAACCAGGGCGACCCGTACTACTTCCTGTTCCGGCACGCCCTCAACACCGGTATCGGCCTGGCGCTGATGGTCGGCACGATCTGGCTCGGGCACCGCACCCTGCGCGGCGCGGTCCCGGTCCTGTACGGGCTCTCCGTCCTGCTGGTCCTGCTGGTCCTCACCCCGCTCGGGGCGACCATCAACGGCGCGCACGCGTGGATCGTGATCGGCGGCGGCTTCTCCCTCCAGCCCTCGGAGTTCGTGAAGATCACGATCATTCTGGGGATGGCGATGATGCTGGCGGCCCGCGTGGACGCCGGTGACCAGCTGCACCCCGACCACCGGACGGTCGCCAAGTCGCTGGGCCTCGCGGTCCTGCCGATGGCGATCGTGATGCTGATGCCGGACCTCGGCTCGGTGATGGTGATGGCGGTGATCGTGCTCGGGGTGCTGCTCGCCTCGGGCGCCTCCAACCGCTGGATCCTCGGGCTGATCGGCGCGGGAGTCATGGGCGGTGTCCTGGTCACGATGCTCGGAGTGCTCGACGAGTACCAGATCAACCGCTTCGCGGCGTTCGCCAACCCGGAGCTCGACCCGGCCGGTGTCGGCTACAACACCAACCAGGCGCGGATCGCGATCGGCTCGGGCGGACTGACCGGCACGGGCCTGTTCAAGGGCTCCCAGACCACCGGCCAGTTCGTGCCCGAACAGCAGACGGACTTCGTCTTCACGGTGGCGGGCGAGGAGCTCGGCTTCCTGGGGGCGGGACTGATCCTGCTGCTGATCGGCGTCGTGCTGTGGCGTGCCTGCCGTATCGCACGCGGGACGACCGAGCTGTACGGCACGATCGTCGCGGCCGGGATCATCGCCTGGTTCGCCTTCCAGGCCTTCGAGAACATCGGGATGACGCTCGGCATCATGCCGGTGGCGGGGCTGCCGCTGCCGTTCGTGTCGTACGGAGGCTCGTCGATGTTCGCGGTCTGGGTCGCGGTCGGGCTGCTCCAGTCGATCAAGGTTCAGCGACCGATAACGGCTTAG